A stretch of Henckelia pumila isolate YLH828 chromosome 4, ASM3356847v2, whole genome shotgun sequence DNA encodes these proteins:
- the LOC140866183 gene encoding uncharacterized protein, with the protein MKMDFFLEEGKQANPNCFTLILPALSIGNVGQLAVDLLISSLKAERIGYLDDPNVLPCVGNDAYTALPGGDLALPLEAYESSSSGLTLVQQRSPVIKGKMIEYAKNLANFATANGKKHVIILSSLDFGRWKSIDVSSGLQIHYLSSSNMDGTDSDCKRFGWNRLQDYDPVQSTWKYLNELAEEGSIPDEEFSFEELGDHDYYPSLPFAALFSVFKAKGIKVTCLLCYCSEGDNIPEAFYLAEATSKLVGLSQNETDGGGAGKWTIPFSWQSVYGPPADTTLF; encoded by the exons ATGAAAATGGACTTCTTTCTCGAAGAAGGGAAGCAAGCGAACCCTAATTGCTTCACTTTAATTCTG CCGGCGCTATCGATTGGAAATGTCGGGCAGCTGGCCGTGGATTTGTTAATCTCGTCTCTGAAAGCGGAGAGAATCGGCTACTTGGACGACCCGAATGTGCTGCCTTGTGTTGGCAATGATGCTTATACTGCTTTGCCTGGTGGAGACCTCGCTCTCCCTCTCGAAG CTTATGAATCATCATCTAGTGGGTTAACACTTGTGCAGCAACGCTCTCCTGTTATCAAG GGCAAGATGATCGAGTACGCCAAGAACCTGGCAAACTTTGCTACCGCTAATGGAAAGAAGCATGTTATTATACTCTCCAGCTTGGACTTTGGGAGATGGAAAAGCATCGACGTGTCAAG TGGTTTGCAGATACATTATTTATCTAGTTCCAACATGGATGGAACTGACAGTGACTGTAAAAGGTTTGGGTGGAATAGACTTCAAGATTATGACCCTGTTCAAAGCACATGGAAGTATCTGAATGAATTAGCTGAAGAGGGGTCAATACCTGATGAAGAATTTTCTTTTGAGGAACTAGGAGATCATGATTACTACCCAAGTTTGCCTTTTGCTGCACTTTTTTCAGTTTTTAAG GCCAAAGGTATCAAAGTCACTTGCTTACTTTGTTACTGTTCCGAAGGTGATAATATACCTGAAGCTTTTTATTTGGCCGAGGCAACCAGCAAACTTGTGGGACTGAGCCAGAATGAAACTGACG GCGGTGGAGCCGGTAAATGGACTATACCATTTTCATGGCAGAGTGTGTATGGACCTCCAGCAGACACGACTCTATTCTAG